The nucleotide sequence TCATCGTCCCCGCGGCCATGGCCCAGCCGTGGCGCACCACCACCCAGCAGGTGGTGCTCGGCGTGGCCGTCGCCGTCGTCGTGCTCGCCTTCGCGTGGTGGCGCGGCGCCTTCCTCACGACGAGGATCGCCCGCCGATTCGCGGTGTGGCAGCGCAACCGCGACACCTCGGATCCGAAACCCGTTGCGGCGGTCAGTGTCCTGCTGACGGTCGACGAAGGTGCCGGTGGGGCGCTGCCGCTGGACCTGCTGGCCGGCCACGTCGAGCGGTACGGCGTCCGCTGCGCGAAGGTCCGCGTGACGAACCTCGACGCCGCCGGGACGCGCCGAACCTACGTCGGCCTGACTCTGCGGGCCGAGGACAACCTCGCCGCGCTGCGCGCACGGTCGGCGTCGTTGCCGCTGTACGACACCGCCGAGGTGCTCGGCCGCCGCCTCGTCGACCAGCTGCGCGAACTCGGCTTCGAGGCGTCGATCACCGACGCCGCCGAGGGACCCTGGACGGCCCGGGCCACCGAGACGTGGCGCGGCATGCGCGATGCCGCCGGCTATCTGGTGGCGTACGGGATCCCCGTCGACGACCACCTGGGTGACCGGCTGGCGCACGTGTGGTCGTACACCAACCGCGGTACCTGGAGCGCACTCGAATTCCGGGGCAGTGCAACGTCGCTCACCGTCAGCGCGGTCTGCGCAGTGCGCAGCGACGAGGCGCCGGGCGCCGTCCCGGTCCCGGGCCTGCGCGTGCTCGACGGACGGCAGAAGCCCTTGCTGACGGCACTGGACCCGCGCTCGGTCGAGCCG is from Mycolicibacterium grossiae and encodes:
- the eccE gene encoding type VII secretion protein EccE encodes the protein MTARIALALLVIVPAAMAQPWRTTTQQVVLGVAVAVVVLAFAWWRGAFLTTRIARRFAVWQRNRDTSDPKPVAAVSVLLTVDEGAGGALPLDLLAGHVERYGVRCAKVRVTNLDAAGTRRTYVGLTLRAEDNLAALRARSASLPLYDTAEVLGRRLVDQLRELGFEASITDAAEGPWTARATETWRGMRDAAGYLVAYGIPVDDHLGDRLAHVWSYTNRGTWSALEFRGSATSLTVSAVCAVRSDEAPGAVPVPGLRVLDGRQKPLLTALDPRSVEPLDVPAVPLPAGLLRRIVWPAGAAREVGAHARG